GGAAAGAAAGTTGTAAGCCGATGCCGTCGGCCAACATGCCCTGAAATAACGGAATAATGGCGCCACCTACAATCGACAGGCAGATCAGCCCTGCGCCGTTACTGGTCAGTTTGCCCAGCCCCTTGAGCGCGAGCGCAAAAATGGTGGGAAACATGATGGAGTTAAACAGGCCGACTGCAAGGATGGACCAAAACGCAATTTGACCTTCTGTGTTGATGGTGACTAACAGGAGCAAAACGCAAGCCACTGCGTTCACGGTCAGTACGATTTGTGGTCGCACAGTTTGCATGATAGCTGCACCAATAAACCGGCCCACCATGGCGCCGCCCCAATAGTATGCAATGTAGTTGGCGGCGGTGGACTCCTGCATGTTGGCAATGTTGGGCATGGCGAAGTAATTGACCAACAAGCTTCCGATGGCTACCTCGGCGCCCACATAGAGAAAGATGCCAATGGCGCCCATCACTAAGTGTGGATGGTGCCAGATGGAATCCTTGTCACCTGCCGGGTTTACCGATGCTTCCGGTTCAATGTGGGGCAGTTTGAACCAGGCAAACAGCACGGCCAGCGCAAACAGGGTAAAAGCCAGGCCCACATAGGGCAGTTGAACGGCAGCGGCCTCCTTGGCGCGATAGGCTTCCTGCTCCGCACCGCTCAATTGCGCGAGTTCGGCGGCGCCGAGCACCGCACCCGCCAGAATCAGGGTTGAGCCAAAAAACGGCGCAATAGTTGTGCCCAGCGAGTTGAACGCCTGAGTCATGGTCAGCCGGCTGGACGCGGTGTTTTGTGGCCCTAGCGCGGTGACGTAAGGGTTGGCCGAAACCTGCAATACGGTGATCCCGCCTGCCAGCACAAACAGCGCACCCAAAAACAGAGGGTAGTAACGCAGGCTGGCGGCCGGGTAGAACATCAGGCAGCCAAGGCCCGCGATCATCAGGCCGGTCACAATGCCTGCCTTGAAACCTATGCGCTTGACCAGATAGCCCGCCGGAACCGAAACCACAAAATAGGCACCAAAGAAGCAAAATTGAATCAGCATGGCCTGCGTGTAGTTGAGGGAAAACACCGCTTTGAGGTGTGGAATCAGGATGTCGTTCAGGCAAGTAAGGAAACCCCACATGAAAAACAGGCTGGTGAGCGCTGTCAGGGGAATCAGGTAATTTTGTTGGGACTGGGGGTTGTCCACCTGAAAGGTGGCGCCGGGTGCCGTGCTGGCCATAGGGTCTCCGTTGTCGATAGCTGAGGGTTATTGTTATAGTCATAATAACTTTAACCTAGGCGGTGGCGCTTGTCACCTGATTTTGGCTCTTGCTCTTCCTTCAAAATGACAGCGCTGTCATTGTCGGTGTGGCGCATTTGCAGGCAATAGCTGCCAAAACCCCCGCGAATCCGTCATATTTCTATGGCATAATGGCTAAATCATTAAAAAGCACAGATTTTCTCCTACCTGGAAAGGGTGGGAGAGCATTCGAATGCATAGAAAATGGTGCCGTAAGTTAAGGTTTTCCAATTGACAGCGCTGTCAGGACGGCCGTAAGCTTCGCACCCAATGACAATTACCGCCTTTCGGGTGGGTGAGAGAACTAAAGGGGTTGGTCTTGCAAGCGACAGACTGGGTGATATTCGGGGGTACGGGCGACCTTTCATTGCGCAAGTTGATGCCGGCGCTGTACCGCTGTGAAGAAGAAGGGCGCATGGTTGAAGGGTCCCGGGTCATAGCCACCAGTCGTGGCAATCTGACGCAAGAGGATTTTCTGGCGCAGGTGAAGGCGGGCTTGCAGAAGTTCCTGGCGGCCGGCGAGTTTGATGAGCCCACCTGGGCCGCTTTCTCCGCGCGTCTGAGTATCGTCAATGTGGATTTGAGCGATATCAGCAGCTGGACCGAGCTGGCGGAAAGCCTCAAATCGGTCGATTCGGTGCCGGTGTATTACCTGGCCATTCCGCCGTCTTTGTTCGGGGGTGTGTGCGCCTCGCTGTCTTCCCTGGGGTTGGTGTCCGCCAACTCACGCGTGATCGTTGAAAAGCCACTTGGCTACGACCAGGAATCTGCTGAAGCCATCAATGGCGAGATTGGTCGCTACTTCAGCGAATCCCAGGTGTACCGCATTGACCATTACCTGGGCAAAGAATCGGTCCAGAATCTGTTGGCGTTGCGCTTTGCCAACCGGATGTTCGAAAACATCTGGGATTGTAACTCCATTGACCATGTGCAGATCACGCTGGCGGAGGCCGTCGGTGTTGAAAGCCGGGGTGGGTTTTACGATGGCGCCGGCGCCATGCGGGACATGGTACAGAATCACTTGTTGCAGCTGCTGTGCCTGGTGGCGATGGACCCACCCAATGCCTTGGATGCCGACAGCGTCCGTAGCGAAAAAATCAAAGTGTTGCGCTCGTTGCGCAAAATTACCGGCGATGACATCGCCCGTCACACCGTGCGCGCCCAGTATGTGGATGGCGAAGTAAAAGGCCAGGTGGTCGATTCTTACATTGGCGATCTGGGCAAGCCCAGCCGCACCGAAACCTTCGTGGCCATCCGTGCGTTTGTGGATAACTGGCGCTGGAAAGGCGTGCCTTTTTATCTGCGTACCGGCAAGCGCATGTCTTCTCGCTATGCCGAGATGGTGATCCAGTTCAAGCCCGTGACCCATTCACTGTTTGGCCAGGAGCAAAATAATCAGCTGGTGATTCGCCTTCAGCCGGAAGAGCATATCTACATCAATCTGATGAGTAAGGACATTGCCAGTGCCGACGTAAAACTGCGGCCGATCGAATTTGAAATCGATCTGGCGGCGGAATGCAATGCACCCGTGGCCGATGCCTACAAACGATTGATGCTGGATGCCATGGCGGGCAATGGCACCTTGTTTGTCCACCGCGATGAAGTGGACAACGCCTGGCGCTGGGCTGACCCGATTATCGCAGGCTGGAAAAAGAATCTGGCCCCGCTGTCATATTACGCGGCTGGCACCAATGGTCCGGAGGCCGCAGAAAAACTCATGCGCGACGACGGGCGCGAATGGCATCAACAGGATTAAGTTGTGATCAGAGAATTTGTATTTGAAACCAAAGCCGCGCTGCTGACGCAATTGGAGCAGGATTTATTGGCGCAAGTGAAGCAGGTGCTGGCCAGTGAAGGCGCGGCCAGCCTGTTGCTGTCCGGTGGCAGTACGCCCGGCCCTGTGTATGAAGCGCTGGGTAAAACCCTGGATCCACTCGTGCAGATTGCGCTGGTGGATGATCGCTGGGTGGATGTAGACCACAAGGGCAGCAATGAAGCCCTGTTGAAACGCTGCTTTCCAGAGCACGCCATTGTGGGCATGAAAACCCCCGATGCAACGCCGCAAGCGGCTGTGGCCGAGGTGAATCAACGCTACGCCACATTGGCACAACCGTTCGCGGTCACGGTGCTCGGCATGGGCCCGGATGGACACACAGCGTCTTTATTTCCCAATGCCCATGGGCTGGATGCCGCTTTGGCAGCGGATGCCTCCCTGTGCGCGGCCATTACCGCGCACCCGTCGGCAGTGACCGGCGAATTGGTGGATCGCATGACGCTGACTCTCAACGGCATTTTGAACAGCCGCAAGCTGGTGCTGCTGATCACCGGGCAGGACAAATGGGATGTGTACCAAAAAGCGAAAACCGCTGATGACGTCAAGCTGACGCCGGTATCTGCCGTGCTGCAGCAGCAGGCAGTGGATCTGGACGTGTACTGGGTGGCTTGAAGCAGCCCGCTTTCAAACGATTAACGATGTGTGCGAGATATGATGAATAGCAACAATAAGGGCCAGCTCAATGCAGTGATTGCCCGCGTCACAGAAACCATTCAACAGCGCAGTCAGAAAACCCGTGCGGATTATCTGGCCCTGATGCGCAAACAAGCCGAGGGTGGCCCGTCCCGTAAAGCGCTGCCCTGCGGCAACCTGGCGCATGGTTTTGCCGCTTGTGGCCAGTCGGATAAAGACAAGCTGTCCGCCACGGATGTGCCCAACATTGCCATCGTGTCTTCCTACAATGACATGTTGTCTGCACACCAGCCGTTCGAACACACACCGGCACACATCAAGAAAGTCATTGCCGAGCTGGGTGGTGTTGCCCAATTCGCCGGTGGTGTGCCTGCAATGTGTGATGGAATTACCCAGGGCATGGCGGGCATGGAACTGTCGCTGTTTTCCCGCGATGTGATTGCCATGTCTACCGCGATTGCGCTGTCGCACAATATGTTTGATGGCGCCTTGTGCCTTGGCGTATGCGATAAGATCGTGCCGGGTCTGCTGATAGGGGCTTTGTCATTCGGCCATCTGCCCATGATTTTTGTGCCGGCCGGTCCTATGCCGTCCGGTTTACCTAACGACGAAAAAGCCCGCGTGCGCCAGTTGTTTGCTCAGGGCAAAGTCGGGCGTGAGGAGCTGTTGGCGGCAGAGTCTGCCAGTTATCATTCACCCGGGACCTGTACTTTCTATGGAACGGCCAACTCCAATCAGTTGGTGATGGAAATCATGGGCCTGCATTTGCCCGGCAGCTCTTTTGTCAATCCCAATACCCCTTTACGCGAAGCCTTGACCGGTGCAGCGGCGGAACAAGTGTTGCGCCTGACCAAAGCCGGCAATGACTATCGTCCGTTGGCTGAGGTGGTGGATGAAAAAGCCATCGTCAATGCCGTGGTGGGTTTGCTGGCCACCGGTGGCTCAACCAACCACACCATGCACCTGGTCGCCATGGCGGCCGCGGCAGGGATTCAGCTGACCTGGGACGATTTCTCCGAATTGTCTTCGGTGGTGCCGTCGCTGACCAAAATTTATCCCAATGGCATTGCCGATATTAACCATTTCCAGGCGGCAGGCGGCATGTCCTTCCTGATTGCCACCTTGCTGGATGCCGGCTTGTTGCACGCGGACGTTCTGACCGTCGCGGCTGAGCGCGGTATGCAGGGCTATCGTCAGGAACCGCAGATCCGCGACGGAAAATTGCAGTGGGTGGCAGGGCCGGAGCGCTCGCTGGATACCGACGTGCTGCGTTCTGTGGACGAGCCCTTCAGCGCCAATGGCGGCCTGAAAGTACTGAAAGGTAACCTGGGACGCGGTGTGATCAAGGTGTCCGCGGTTAAACCGGAATACCGCGTGCAGGAAGGGCCTGCCATCGTATTCCACAGCCAGTCTGAATTTATCGATGCGTTCCAGCGCGGCGAGCTGGATAAAGATTTTATTGCTGTGCTTCGCTATCAGGGCCCGCGCGCGTGCGGCATGCCGGAACTGCATAAGCTGGTGCCCATTCTGGGCAGCCTGCAAGACAAGGGCTTCAAAGTCGGTTTGGTTACCGATGGGCGCATGAGTGGCGCGTCCGGCAAAATTGCCGCGGCGATTCATCTGACCCCGGAAGCGGCCGCAGGTGGCATGATCAGCAAAATCCAGAACGGCGACCTGATTCGCCTCGACGGCGAGTCGGGCGAATTGAATCTGCTGGTCGATGAAGCGGTATTGGCCAGCCGGATCGTTGCACAACCGGACCTTTCCGGTAACGAAGCCGGCTGTGGGCGTGAATTATTTGCGGCGTTCCGGTCGCAGGTGACCGGCGCTGCCAGCGGTGCCAGAAGTTTCGGCTTTGCGTTCGCGGAGGAAGAGGCATGAGTGTGGCTGCACTCAACAGCGCCCCGCAGTTGTTTCCCTATGTGGTGGCCGATATCGGTGGCACCAATGCCCGTTGGGGACTGGTGACCGGGCTCGACTCGAACGGTCGTTACCTGATTGAATCGATTCGCACCTTCGAAAACCGTCATCACCCGCAATTCCGTGACTCTTTGGCGGCTTATCTGGATGCCCTGGGCGGTATCGAGATCAAGCGCGTATGCGTCGCCCTGGCGGGTCCCGTGCTGGGTGACCTGATCAATATGACCAACATCAATTGGTCTTTCTCCGTGCGCGAAACGGAGGCCGCATTTGGCCTGGATAAACTGCTGATCGTGAATGATTTTACGGCATTGGCTTATGCCACCAGCGCACTGGGTCAGGCGGACCTGGTGTGTATTAAGCAGGGCATCCAGAAATCCGCTGCCCCGCGTGCGATTCTCGGTCCCGGCACAGGTCTTGGCATGGCTTCGCTTATTCCGGTGAGCGAGCGCTGGATTCCGGTCTGTGGTGAAGGTGGCCATACGGCATTTGCGCCGCGGGGGGATGAAGAGATCGCCTTGTGTCAGGTGATGCAAAAAAACGAAGGCTACATATCAAAAGAAGCGTTGCTTTCAGGTTCAGGTTTGGAACGAATTTACCGCAGCCTCGCAGAAGTTCGTCATCTGAACGTAGAACCGATGGCAGCGTCAAAAATATCCGGGCTGGCGGTCAGCAATGCTGACAAGCTGGCTGTGGATGCGCTGAATATTTTCTGCGCGGTACTGGGCTCGGCAGCAGCCGATCAAGCCCTGACCGTTGGCGCTTTGGGTGGCGTCTACCTGGGGGGCGGAATTTTGCCCAGAGTGCAGGAATTTTTAAAGAAAAGCCCGTTTGAAGCCCGGTTTAAAGAAAAAGGCGTGATGTCTCATTATATGAATGACATTCCGGTTTATCTGATTGTGGCGGATGAGCCTGCGCTGATTGGCGCGGCGGCGTTGCTCGCAGAGCAACAGTAAACAGACGAGAACAGGACGAATCATGCAATCTGCAATTGAACGAGTGGTAAGTGCCGCACCGGTGGTGCCGGTAATGGTGATCGAAAAGTTGGAGCACGCGGTGCCGCTGGGGCGCGCGCTGGTGGCTGGCGGTTTGCCAGTGCTGGAAATCACGCTGCGCACTGCCTGTGCGCTCGACGCAATCAAAGCAATCAAAGCCGAAGTGGAAGGTGCCATTGTGGGCGCAGGCACGGTCAACACGCCCGCCGATGTGGAGCGCGCAGCGGCAGCCGGGTCCGAGTTTTTTGTATCGCCCGGCTCTACACCGCGCCTGATCGATGCCGTGGAGGCCTCCGGTATTCCCATTCTGCCAGGCGTCAACTCGCCCAGCGAAGTCATGGCGTTAATGGAGCGCGGTTTTAAATACCTGAAATTCTTCCCGGCAGAGGCGGCGGGTGGTGTTCCCATGCTCAAATCCATTGGCGGACCCTTGCCGCAGGTAAAATTCTGTCCGACCGGTGGGGTAAACCTGAAAAACCTTCAGAGTTATTTGTCGCTGCCAAATGTGGTGTGCGTGGGCGGTTCCTGGATGGCGCCGGTCGACATGATGCATGCCGGCGACTGGGCGGGTATTGAAAAATTGGCCCGTGAAGCGCGTGCCGCGGCCGAAGCCTGATTGCAGGCCAAAGATTAACGTTAAGGTGCAGGCAATCCGCAGCATAGCGGATGCTGACAGCGGCGGTGGTTCAAACACCGCCCACTACTACGAGCTGGATAACCGGCCATTACTGCCACTACAGGCAGATTGAATGTGATTTTACAGAATCAGGGGTTAAAACATGATTAAAGTAGCTATTAATGGTTATGGCCGTATCGGCCGCAATACCCTGCGCGCTTTGTATGAAAGCGATCTGCAGGACAAAATTAAAATCGTTGCCATTAACGATCTGGGTGATGCCAAAATGAACGCGCACCTCACCCGTTATGACACAGTGCATGGCCGTTTTGCCAAGTCTGTGGATGTTGATGGCAATGCAATGATCGTCGACGGCGATGTGATTCAGATTTTCTCTGAGCGCGACCCGAAAAACCTGCCATGGGGCCAGCTGGGTGTTGACGTGGTGTACGAGTGCACGGGTTTTTTCACCAGCAAAGCCAAAGCCTCCGCACATATCGACGCCGGTGCCAAAAAAGTGATTATCTCGGCACCAGCCTCCGATGCGGATATCACCGTGGTATACGGTGTCAATCACGACAAGCTGAGCAAAGACCATCAGATCATTTCCAACGCGTCTTGCACCACCAACTGCCTGGCACCCGTGGCCAAAGTGCTGAACGATGCTATTGGCATTGAGCAGGGCATGATGACCACTGTGCATGCTTACACCAATGATCAGAAGCTGAACGACGTTTATCATTCCGACATGTACCGGGCGCGTTCTGCCACGCAATCCATGATCCCCACCAAAACCGGTGCCGCCAGTGCGGTTGGTCTGGTGCTGCCTGAGCTGAATGGTAAGCTGGACGGTATGGCTGTCCGTGTTCCCACCATTAATGTGAGCCTGGTGGATTTCAACTTCCTGGCCGCACGCGATACCACGGAAGCGGAAATCAACCAGCTGATTGAAAAAGCCAGTGCCGGTGCCATGAAAGGTGTACTGGGTTACAACGTCGAGCCTTTGGTCAGTATTGACTTTAACCACAATACCCACTCGTCGGTATTCGATGCCACCCAGACCAAGGTTTCCGGTCGTTGGGTTAAGGTGATGAGCTGGTACGACAACGAATGGGGCTTCTCTAACCGGATGCTGGACAACACAATCGCGCTGATGAACGCGAAATAAAAATACAAACCCCGGTTCAACGCTCGCCAGAAGGCGAGCGTTTTTTACAAGAGAGAGTACTGTTAGCGCGTGGGCGTTAACCTACAGCTGAATTGAGAATTCCTATGTTACGACGTACAAAAATTGTTTCTACCTTGGGTCCGGCCACCGATGATCCGGCAATCCTGGAAAAGTTGATCGTTGCCGGTGTGGATGTGGTGCGCCTGAACTTTTCCCACGGCAAGCCTGAAGATCATCAGCAACGGGCTGATCTGG
This region of Simiduia agarivorans SA1 = DSM 21679 genomic DNA includes:
- the edd gene encoding phosphogluconate dehydratase — translated: MMNSNNKGQLNAVIARVTETIQQRSQKTRADYLALMRKQAEGGPSRKALPCGNLAHGFAACGQSDKDKLSATDVPNIAIVSSYNDMLSAHQPFEHTPAHIKKVIAELGGVAQFAGGVPAMCDGITQGMAGMELSLFSRDVIAMSTAIALSHNMFDGALCLGVCDKIVPGLLIGALSFGHLPMIFVPAGPMPSGLPNDEKARVRQLFAQGKVGREELLAAESASYHSPGTCTFYGTANSNQLVMEIMGLHLPGSSFVNPNTPLREALTGAAAEQVLRLTKAGNDYRPLAEVVDEKAIVNAVVGLLATGGSTNHTMHLVAMAAAAGIQLTWDDFSELSSVVPSLTKIYPNGIADINHFQAAGGMSFLIATLLDAGLLHADVLTVAAERGMQGYRQEPQIRDGKLQWVAGPERSLDTDVLRSVDEPFSANGGLKVLKGNLGRGVIKVSAVKPEYRVQEGPAIVFHSQSEFIDAFQRGELDKDFIAVLRYQGPRACGMPELHKLVPILGSLQDKGFKVGLVTDGRMSGASGKIAAAIHLTPEAAAGGMISKIQNGDLIRLDGESGELNLLVDEAVLASRIVAQPDLSGNEAGCGRELFAAFRSQVTGAASGARSFGFAFAEEEA
- the glk gene encoding glucokinase, translated to MSVAALNSAPQLFPYVVADIGGTNARWGLVTGLDSNGRYLIESIRTFENRHHPQFRDSLAAYLDALGGIEIKRVCVALAGPVLGDLINMTNINWSFSVRETEAAFGLDKLLIVNDFTALAYATSALGQADLVCIKQGIQKSAAPRAILGPGTGLGMASLIPVSERWIPVCGEGGHTAFAPRGDEEIALCQVMQKNEGYISKEALLSGSGLERIYRSLAEVRHLNVEPMAASKISGLAVSNADKLAVDALNIFCAVLGSAAADQALTVGALGGVYLGGGILPRVQEFLKKSPFEARFKEKGVMSHYMNDIPVYLIVADEPALIGAAALLAEQQ
- the zwf gene encoding glucose-6-phosphate dehydrogenase yields the protein MQATDWVIFGGTGDLSLRKLMPALYRCEEEGRMVEGSRVIATSRGNLTQEDFLAQVKAGLQKFLAAGEFDEPTWAAFSARLSIVNVDLSDISSWTELAESLKSVDSVPVYYLAIPPSLFGGVCASLSSLGLVSANSRVIVEKPLGYDQESAEAINGEIGRYFSESQVYRIDHYLGKESVQNLLALRFANRMFENIWDCNSIDHVQITLAEAVGVESRGGFYDGAGAMRDMVQNHLLQLLCLVAMDPPNALDADSVRSEKIKVLRSLRKITGDDIARHTVRAQYVDGEVKGQVVDSYIGDLGKPSRTETFVAIRAFVDNWRWKGVPFYLRTGKRMSSRYAEMVIQFKPVTHSLFGQEQNNQLVIRLQPEEHIYINLMSKDIASADVKLRPIEFEIDLAAECNAPVADAYKRLMLDAMAGNGTLFVHRDEVDNAWRWADPIIAGWKKNLAPLSYYAAGTNGPEAAEKLMRDDGREWHQQD
- the gap gene encoding type I glyceraldehyde-3-phosphate dehydrogenase; translated protein: MIKVAINGYGRIGRNTLRALYESDLQDKIKIVAINDLGDAKMNAHLTRYDTVHGRFAKSVDVDGNAMIVDGDVIQIFSERDPKNLPWGQLGVDVVYECTGFFTSKAKASAHIDAGAKKVIISAPASDADITVVYGVNHDKLSKDHQIISNASCTTNCLAPVAKVLNDAIGIEQGMMTTVHAYTNDQKLNDVYHSDMYRARSATQSMIPTKTGAASAVGLVLPELNGKLDGMAVRVPTINVSLVDFNFLAARDTTEAEINQLIEKASAGAMKGVLGYNVEPLVSIDFNHNTHSSVFDATQTKVSGRWVKVMSWYDNEWGFSNRMLDNTIALMNAK
- the fucP gene encoding L-fucose:H+ symporter permease, giving the protein MASTAPGATFQVDNPQSQQNYLIPLTALTSLFFMWGFLTCLNDILIPHLKAVFSLNYTQAMLIQFCFFGAYFVVSVPAGYLVKRIGFKAGIVTGLMIAGLGCLMFYPAASLRYYPLFLGALFVLAGGITVLQVSANPYVTALGPQNTASSRLTMTQAFNSLGTTIAPFFGSTLILAGAVLGAAELAQLSGAEQEAYRAKEAAAVQLPYVGLAFTLFALAVLFAWFKLPHIEPEASVNPAGDKDSIWHHPHLVMGAIGIFLYVGAEVAIGSLLVNYFAMPNIANMQESTAANYIAYYWGGAMVGRFIGAAIMQTVRPQIVLTVNAVACVLLLLVTINTEGQIAFWSILAVGLFNSIMFPTIFALALKGLGKLTSNGAGLICLSIVGGAIIPLFQGMLADGIGLQLSFLLPAACYCYIAFYALKGSEPR
- a CDS encoding bifunctional 4-hydroxy-2-oxoglutarate aldolase/2-dehydro-3-deoxy-phosphogluconate aldolase, coding for MQSAIERVVSAAPVVPVMVIEKLEHAVPLGRALVAGGLPVLEITLRTACALDAIKAIKAEVEGAIVGAGTVNTPADVERAAAAGSEFFVSPGSTPRLIDAVEASGIPILPGVNSPSEVMALMERGFKYLKFFPAEAAGGVPMLKSIGGPLPQVKFCPTGGVNLKNLQSYLSLPNVVCVGGSWMAPVDMMHAGDWAGIEKLAREARAAAEA
- the pgl gene encoding 6-phosphogluconolactonase gives rise to the protein MIREFVFETKAALLTQLEQDLLAQVKQVLASEGAASLLLSGGSTPGPVYEALGKTLDPLVQIALVDDRWVDVDHKGSNEALLKRCFPEHAIVGMKTPDATPQAAVAEVNQRYATLAQPFAVTVLGMGPDGHTASLFPNAHGLDAALAADASLCAAITAHPSAVTGELVDRMTLTLNGILNSRKLVLLITGQDKWDVYQKAKTADDVKLTPVSAVLQQQAVDLDVYWVA